From one Erinaceus europaeus chromosome 4, mEriEur2.1, whole genome shotgun sequence genomic stretch:
- the ZNF76 gene encoding zinc finger protein 76 isoform X3, with the protein MESLGLQTVTLSDGTTAYIQQAVKGEKLLEGQVIQLEDGTTAYIHQVTLQKEPLAFEDGQPVQLEDGSVAYIHHTPKEGYDPSTLEAVQLEDGSTAYIHHPVTASDSTILAVQTEVGLEDLATEDEEGFNADTVVALEQYASKVLHDSQVPHNGKGQQVGDRAFRCGYKGCGRLYTTAHHLKVHERAHTGDRPYRCDFPSCGKAFATGYGLKSHVRTHTGEKPYKCPEELCSKAFKTSGDLQKHVRTHTGERPFRCPFEGCGRSFTTSNIRKVHVRTHTGERPYTCPEPHCGRGFTSATNYKNHVRIHTGEKPYVCTVPGCGKRFTEYSSLYKHHVVHTHCKPYTCSTCGKTYRQTSTLAMHKRSAHGELEATEESEQALYEQQQLEAASAAEESSPPKRPCVAYLSEVKEEGDDIPAQVAMVTEEDGAPQVALITQDGAQQVTIITSGAVVAEDSSVTSLHHQQVALLATANGTHIAVQLEEQQTLEEAISVATAAMQQGAVTLETTES; encoded by the exons GAGAGAAGCTGCTTGAAGGGCAAGTGATCCAGCTTGAGGATGGGACCACCGCATACATTCACCAGGTGACATTGCAGAAAG AACCTCTGGCCTTTGAAGATGGACAGCCTGTGCAACTGGAAGATGGCAGCGTGGCCTACATACACCACACACCTAAAG AGGGCTATGACCCCAGCACCCTGGAAGCCGTCCAGCTAGAAGATGGCTCTACTGCCTACATTCACCACCCTGTGACAGCATCAGACAGCACCATCCTGGCAGTGCAGACAGAAGTGGGCTTGGAGGATCTGGCCACGGAGGATGAAGAGGGCTTCAATGCAGACACAGTGGTGGCCCTGGAGCAGTATGCCAGCAAG gtTCTGCACGACAGCCAGGTTCCCCATAATGGCAAAGGGCAGCAAGTTGGAGACAGAGCCTTCCGCTGCGGCTACAAGGGTTGTGGGCGTCTCTACACTACCGCTCATCACTTAAAG GTGCATGAAAGAGCTCATACAGGTGACCGTCCATATAGGTGTGATTTTCCCAGCTGCGGAAAGGCCTTCGCCACAG GATATGGACTGAAGAGCCATGTGCGCACACACACTGGTGAGAAGCCATACAAGTGCCCAGAGGAGCTATGCAGCAAGGCCTTCAAGACCTCAGGCGACCTGCAGAAGCATGTCCGGACCCACACTG GTGAACGCCCATTCCGGTGCCCTTTTGAGGGCTGTGGCCGCTCCTTCACCACGTCTAATATCCGCAAGGTACATGTGCGCACCCATACAGGGGAGCGGCCCTACACCTGCCCTGAGCCCCACTGTGGCCGTGGCTTCACCAGCGCCACCAACTACAAGAATCACGTGCGCATCCACACAG GGGAGAAGCCATACGTTTGCACGGTGCCAGGCTGTGGGAAGCGCTTCACCGAGTACTCGAGCCTGTATAAGCACCATGTGGTACACACACACTGCAAGCCCTACACCTGCAGTACCTGCGGCAAGACCTACCGGCAGACCTCCACCCTGGCCATGCACAAGCGCAGCGCCCATGGTGAGCTGGAGGCCACGGAGGAGAGTGAGCAGGCCCTCTATGAGCAGCAGCAACTTGAAG CCGCCTCTGCAGCCGAGGAGAGCTCACCACCCAAAAGGCCCTGCGTTGCTTACCTTTCGGAGGTGAAAGAAGAAGGTGATGACATCCCAGCTCAAGTGGCCATGGTGACCGAGGAAGATGGAGCCCCTCAGGTGGCTCTGATCACTCAGGATGGTGCCCAGCAG GTCACAATCATTACCTCTGGGGCTGTGGTGGCTGAGGACTCAAGTGTAACTTCCCTGCATCACCAACAGGTGGCGCTGCTGGCCACAGCCAATGGAACTCACATTGCAGTACAG CTGGAGGAGCAGCAGACTTTAGAGGAAGCCATCAGTGTGGCCACTGCTGCCATGCAGCAAGGAGCCGTGACCTTGGAGACCACAGAGTCGTAG
- the ZNF76 gene encoding zinc finger protein 76 isoform X1 yields the protein MESLGLQTVTLSDGTTAYIQQAVKGEKLLEGQVIQLEDGTTAYIHQVTLQKEPLAFEDGQPVQLEDGSVAYIHHTPKEGYDPSTLEAVQLEDGSTAYIHHPVTASDSTILAVQTEVGLEDLATEDEEGFNADTVVALEQYASKVLHDSQVPHNGKGQQVGDRAFRCGYKGCGRLYTTAHHLKVHERAHTGDRPYRCDFPSCGKAFATGYGLKSHVRTHTGEKPYKCPEELCSKAFKTSGDLQKHVRTHTGERPFRCPFEGCGRSFTTSNIRKVHVRTHTGERPYTCPEPHCGRGFTSATNYKNHVRIHTGEKPYVCTVPGCGKRFTEYSSLYKHHVVHTHCKPYTCSTCGKTYRQTSTLAMHKRSAHGELEATEESEQALYEQQQLEAASAAEESSPPKRPCVAYLSEVKEEGDDIPAQVAMVTEEDGAPQVALITQDGAQQVNLSPEDLQALGSAISMVTQHGSTTLTIPSHDNDLATSGTHTVTMVTADGTQTQPVTIITSGAVVAEDSSVTSLHHQQVALLATANGTHIAVQLEEQQTLEEAISVATAAMQQGAVTLETTES from the exons GAGAGAAGCTGCTTGAAGGGCAAGTGATCCAGCTTGAGGATGGGACCACCGCATACATTCACCAGGTGACATTGCAGAAAG AACCTCTGGCCTTTGAAGATGGACAGCCTGTGCAACTGGAAGATGGCAGCGTGGCCTACATACACCACACACCTAAAG AGGGCTATGACCCCAGCACCCTGGAAGCCGTCCAGCTAGAAGATGGCTCTACTGCCTACATTCACCACCCTGTGACAGCATCAGACAGCACCATCCTGGCAGTGCAGACAGAAGTGGGCTTGGAGGATCTGGCCACGGAGGATGAAGAGGGCTTCAATGCAGACACAGTGGTGGCCCTGGAGCAGTATGCCAGCAAG gtTCTGCACGACAGCCAGGTTCCCCATAATGGCAAAGGGCAGCAAGTTGGAGACAGAGCCTTCCGCTGCGGCTACAAGGGTTGTGGGCGTCTCTACACTACCGCTCATCACTTAAAG GTGCATGAAAGAGCTCATACAGGTGACCGTCCATATAGGTGTGATTTTCCCAGCTGCGGAAAGGCCTTCGCCACAG GATATGGACTGAAGAGCCATGTGCGCACACACACTGGTGAGAAGCCATACAAGTGCCCAGAGGAGCTATGCAGCAAGGCCTTCAAGACCTCAGGCGACCTGCAGAAGCATGTCCGGACCCACACTG GTGAACGCCCATTCCGGTGCCCTTTTGAGGGCTGTGGCCGCTCCTTCACCACGTCTAATATCCGCAAGGTACATGTGCGCACCCATACAGGGGAGCGGCCCTACACCTGCCCTGAGCCCCACTGTGGCCGTGGCTTCACCAGCGCCACCAACTACAAGAATCACGTGCGCATCCACACAG GGGAGAAGCCATACGTTTGCACGGTGCCAGGCTGTGGGAAGCGCTTCACCGAGTACTCGAGCCTGTATAAGCACCATGTGGTACACACACACTGCAAGCCCTACACCTGCAGTACCTGCGGCAAGACCTACCGGCAGACCTCCACCCTGGCCATGCACAAGCGCAGCGCCCATGGTGAGCTGGAGGCCACGGAGGAGAGTGAGCAGGCCCTCTATGAGCAGCAGCAACTTGAAG CCGCCTCTGCAGCCGAGGAGAGCTCACCACCCAAAAGGCCCTGCGTTGCTTACCTTTCGGAGGTGAAAGAAGAAGGTGATGACATCCCAGCTCAAGTGGCCATGGTGACCGAGGAAGATGGAGCCCCTCAGGTGGCTCTGATCACTCAGGATGGTGCCCAGCAG gtcaatctgtcCCCAGAAGACCTGCAGGCTCTTGGGAGTGCCATCAGTATGGTGACCCAGCATGGCAGCACCACCCTCACCATCCCCAGTCATGACAACGACCTTGCCACATCTGGCACACATACAGTCACCATGGTCACCGCTGATGGCACCCAGACACAGCCC GTCACAATCATTACCTCTGGGGCTGTGGTGGCTGAGGACTCAAGTGTAACTTCCCTGCATCACCAACAGGTGGCGCTGCTGGCCACAGCCAATGGAACTCACATTGCAGTACAG CTGGAGGAGCAGCAGACTTTAGAGGAAGCCATCAGTGTGGCCACTGCTGCCATGCAGCAAGGAGCCGTGACCTTGGAGACCACAGAGTCGTAG
- the ZNF76 gene encoding zinc finger protein 76 isoform X2, translating into MESLGLQTVTLSDGTTAYIQQAVKEPLAFEDGQPVQLEDGSVAYIHHTPKEGYDPSTLEAVQLEDGSTAYIHHPVTASDSTILAVQTEVGLEDLATEDEEGFNADTVVALEQYASKVLHDSQVPHNGKGQQVGDRAFRCGYKGCGRLYTTAHHLKVHERAHTGDRPYRCDFPSCGKAFATGYGLKSHVRTHTGEKPYKCPEELCSKAFKTSGDLQKHVRTHTGERPFRCPFEGCGRSFTTSNIRKVHVRTHTGERPYTCPEPHCGRGFTSATNYKNHVRIHTGEKPYVCTVPGCGKRFTEYSSLYKHHVVHTHCKPYTCSTCGKTYRQTSTLAMHKRSAHGELEATEESEQALYEQQQLEAASAAEESSPPKRPCVAYLSEVKEEGDDIPAQVAMVTEEDGAPQVALITQDGAQQVNLSPEDLQALGSAISMVTQHGSTTLTIPSHDNDLATSGTHTVTMVTADGTQTQPVTIITSGAVVAEDSSVTSLHHQQVALLATANGTHIAVQLEEQQTLEEAISVATAAMQQGAVTLETTES; encoded by the exons AACCTCTGGCCTTTGAAGATGGACAGCCTGTGCAACTGGAAGATGGCAGCGTGGCCTACATACACCACACACCTAAAG AGGGCTATGACCCCAGCACCCTGGAAGCCGTCCAGCTAGAAGATGGCTCTACTGCCTACATTCACCACCCTGTGACAGCATCAGACAGCACCATCCTGGCAGTGCAGACAGAAGTGGGCTTGGAGGATCTGGCCACGGAGGATGAAGAGGGCTTCAATGCAGACACAGTGGTGGCCCTGGAGCAGTATGCCAGCAAG gtTCTGCACGACAGCCAGGTTCCCCATAATGGCAAAGGGCAGCAAGTTGGAGACAGAGCCTTCCGCTGCGGCTACAAGGGTTGTGGGCGTCTCTACACTACCGCTCATCACTTAAAG GTGCATGAAAGAGCTCATACAGGTGACCGTCCATATAGGTGTGATTTTCCCAGCTGCGGAAAGGCCTTCGCCACAG GATATGGACTGAAGAGCCATGTGCGCACACACACTGGTGAGAAGCCATACAAGTGCCCAGAGGAGCTATGCAGCAAGGCCTTCAAGACCTCAGGCGACCTGCAGAAGCATGTCCGGACCCACACTG GTGAACGCCCATTCCGGTGCCCTTTTGAGGGCTGTGGCCGCTCCTTCACCACGTCTAATATCCGCAAGGTACATGTGCGCACCCATACAGGGGAGCGGCCCTACACCTGCCCTGAGCCCCACTGTGGCCGTGGCTTCACCAGCGCCACCAACTACAAGAATCACGTGCGCATCCACACAG GGGAGAAGCCATACGTTTGCACGGTGCCAGGCTGTGGGAAGCGCTTCACCGAGTACTCGAGCCTGTATAAGCACCATGTGGTACACACACACTGCAAGCCCTACACCTGCAGTACCTGCGGCAAGACCTACCGGCAGACCTCCACCCTGGCCATGCACAAGCGCAGCGCCCATGGTGAGCTGGAGGCCACGGAGGAGAGTGAGCAGGCCCTCTATGAGCAGCAGCAACTTGAAG CCGCCTCTGCAGCCGAGGAGAGCTCACCACCCAAAAGGCCCTGCGTTGCTTACCTTTCGGAGGTGAAAGAAGAAGGTGATGACATCCCAGCTCAAGTGGCCATGGTGACCGAGGAAGATGGAGCCCCTCAGGTGGCTCTGATCACTCAGGATGGTGCCCAGCAG gtcaatctgtcCCCAGAAGACCTGCAGGCTCTTGGGAGTGCCATCAGTATGGTGACCCAGCATGGCAGCACCACCCTCACCATCCCCAGTCATGACAACGACCTTGCCACATCTGGCACACATACAGTCACCATGGTCACCGCTGATGGCACCCAGACACAGCCC GTCACAATCATTACCTCTGGGGCTGTGGTGGCTGAGGACTCAAGTGTAACTTCCCTGCATCACCAACAGGTGGCGCTGCTGGCCACAGCCAATGGAACTCACATTGCAGTACAG CTGGAGGAGCAGCAGACTTTAGAGGAAGCCATCAGTGTGGCCACTGCTGCCATGCAGCAAGGAGCCGTGACCTTGGAGACCACAGAGTCGTAG
- the ZNF76 gene encoding zinc finger protein 76 isoform X4: MGRQPTSSKLSKNLWPLKMDSLCNWKMAAWPTYTTHLKVLHDSQVPHNGKGQQVGDRAFRCGYKGCGRLYTTAHHLKVHERAHTGDRPYRCDFPSCGKAFATGYGLKSHVRTHTGEKPYKCPEELCSKAFKTSGDLQKHVRTHTGERPFRCPFEGCGRSFTTSNIRKVHVRTHTGERPYTCPEPHCGRGFTSATNYKNHVRIHTGEKPYVCTVPGCGKRFTEYSSLYKHHVVHTHCKPYTCSTCGKTYRQTSTLAMHKRSAHGELEATEESEQALYEQQQLEAASAAEESSPPKRPCVAYLSEVKEEGDDIPAQVAMVTEEDGAPQVALITQDGAQQVNLSPEDLQALGSAISMVTQHGSTTLTIPSHDNDLATSGTHTVTMVTADGTQTQPVTIITSGAVVAEDSSVTSLHHQQVALLATANGTHIAVQLEEQQTLEEAISVATAAMQQGAVTLETTES; the protein is encoded by the exons AACCTCTGGCCTTTGAAGATGGACAGCCTGTGCAACTGGAAGATGGCAGCGTGGCCTACATACACCACACACCTAAAG gtTCTGCACGACAGCCAGGTTCCCCATAATGGCAAAGGGCAGCAAGTTGGAGACAGAGCCTTCCGCTGCGGCTACAAGGGTTGTGGGCGTCTCTACACTACCGCTCATCACTTAAAG GTGCATGAAAGAGCTCATACAGGTGACCGTCCATATAGGTGTGATTTTCCCAGCTGCGGAAAGGCCTTCGCCACAG GATATGGACTGAAGAGCCATGTGCGCACACACACTGGTGAGAAGCCATACAAGTGCCCAGAGGAGCTATGCAGCAAGGCCTTCAAGACCTCAGGCGACCTGCAGAAGCATGTCCGGACCCACACTG GTGAACGCCCATTCCGGTGCCCTTTTGAGGGCTGTGGCCGCTCCTTCACCACGTCTAATATCCGCAAGGTACATGTGCGCACCCATACAGGGGAGCGGCCCTACACCTGCCCTGAGCCCCACTGTGGCCGTGGCTTCACCAGCGCCACCAACTACAAGAATCACGTGCGCATCCACACAG GGGAGAAGCCATACGTTTGCACGGTGCCAGGCTGTGGGAAGCGCTTCACCGAGTACTCGAGCCTGTATAAGCACCATGTGGTACACACACACTGCAAGCCCTACACCTGCAGTACCTGCGGCAAGACCTACCGGCAGACCTCCACCCTGGCCATGCACAAGCGCAGCGCCCATGGTGAGCTGGAGGCCACGGAGGAGAGTGAGCAGGCCCTCTATGAGCAGCAGCAACTTGAAG CCGCCTCTGCAGCCGAGGAGAGCTCACCACCCAAAAGGCCCTGCGTTGCTTACCTTTCGGAGGTGAAAGAAGAAGGTGATGACATCCCAGCTCAAGTGGCCATGGTGACCGAGGAAGATGGAGCCCCTCAGGTGGCTCTGATCACTCAGGATGGTGCCCAGCAG gtcaatctgtcCCCAGAAGACCTGCAGGCTCTTGGGAGTGCCATCAGTATGGTGACCCAGCATGGCAGCACCACCCTCACCATCCCCAGTCATGACAACGACCTTGCCACATCTGGCACACATACAGTCACCATGGTCACCGCTGATGGCACCCAGACACAGCCC GTCACAATCATTACCTCTGGGGCTGTGGTGGCTGAGGACTCAAGTGTAACTTCCCTGCATCACCAACAGGTGGCGCTGCTGGCCACAGCCAATGGAACTCACATTGCAGTACAG CTGGAGGAGCAGCAGACTTTAGAGGAAGCCATCAGTGTGGCCACTGCTGCCATGCAGCAAGGAGCCGTGACCTTGGAGACCACAGAGTCGTAG